In one window of Miscanthus floridulus cultivar M001 chromosome 12, ASM1932011v1, whole genome shotgun sequence DNA:
- the LOC136496954 gene encoding cytochrome P450 704C1-like, which produces MDSPLLSPPALLALSLLLLALYIARRRRGGGRNRNYPPVAGTVFHQLLNFGRLMEYHTELAHRYRTFRMLTPTCNYVYTVEPANVEYILKTNFANYGKGVMTHDVLEDLLGDGIFNVDGAKWRHQRKAASHEFSTRVLRDYSSGVFRDTAAELAGIVAVAAGAGERRLDVADLLMRSTPDSIFKVGFGVSLGVLSGCSDEGTAAFARAFDDASEQVLYRFFDLSWKVKRLLNISSEAAMKRSIRTIDGFVYGVIDRKIEQMGRDQQEFAKKEDILSRFLMERESDPGCFDNKYLRDIILNFVIAGRDTTAGTLSWFLYVLCRNQRIQDKVAREVRAATTGDRDVGVQEFVAFLTEDAISRMQYLHVVLTETLRLYPAVPIDVKYCFSDDTLPDGYAVKKGDMVNYQPYQMGRMKFLWGVDAEEFRPERWLDDGVFVPESPFKFTAFQAGPRVCLGKEFAYRQMKIFAAVLLYLFRFEMCEANATLGYRPMLTLKMDGPLYVRASLRQ; this is translated from the exons ATGGACTCGCCACTGCTGAGCCCACCCGCTCTGCTCGCGCTGTCCCTGCTCCTCCTCGCGCTCTACATCGCGCGCCGGCGCCGCGGGGGAGGCAGGAATCGGAACTACCCGCCCGTGGCGGGCACCGTGTTCCACCAGCTGCTCAACTTCGGCCGGCTGATGGAGTACCACACGGAGCTCGCCCACAGGTACCGCACCTTCCGCATGCTCACCCCGACCTGCAACTACGTGTACACCGTCGAGCCCGCCAACGTGGAGTACATCCTGAAGACCAATTTCGCCAACTACGGCAAGGGGGTGATGACCCACGACGTGCTGGAGGACCTCCTCGGCGACGGCATCTTCAACGTGGACGGCGCCAAGTGGCGGCACCAGCGGAAGGCCGCGAGCCACGAGTTCTCCACGCGGGTGCTGCGCGACTACAGCAGCGGCGTGTTCCGTGACACGGCCGCGGAGCTCGCCGGGATCGTGGCCGTGGCCGCCGGCGCCGGGGAGAGGCGGCTGGATGTCGCGGACCTGCTGATGCGGTCGACGCCGGACTCCATCTTCAAGGTCGGGTTCGGGGTCAGCCTGGGAGTGCTGTCCGGCTGCAGCGACGAGGGCACGGCGGCGTTCGCCAGGGCGTTCGACGACGCCAGCGAGCAGGTCCTGTACCGCTTCTTCGACCTGTCCTGGAAGGTCAAAAGACTCCTCAACATCTCGTCGGAGGCAGCAATGAAGAGATCGATCCGCACCATTGATGGATTCGTGTACGGCGTCATCGACAGGAAGATCGAGCAGATGGGCAGAGACCAACAAGAATTC GCCAAGAAAGAGGACATCTTGTCAAGGTTCCTGATGGAGCGGGAGAGCGATCCCGGCTGCTTCGACAACAAGTACCTGCGGGACATCATCCTCAACTTCGTGATCGCCGGCCGCGACACCACGGCGGGCACCCTGTCGTGGTTCCTCTACGTGCTCTGCAGGAACCAGCGCATCCAGGACAAGGTCGCACGGGAGGTCCGTGCCGCCACCACGGGCGACCGCGACGTCGGCGTGCAGGAGTTCGTCGCGTTCTTAACCGAGGACGCCATCAGCAGAATGCAGTACCTGCACGTCGTGCTGACGGAGACGCTCCGGCTGTACCCGGCTGTGCCCATT GATGTAAAGTATTGCTTTTCGGACGACACGTTACCGGACGGCTACGCTGTCAAGAAAGGTGACATGGTGAACTACCAGCCGTACCAGATGGGCAGGATGAAGTTCCTGTGGGGCGTGGACGCCGAGGAGTTCAGGCCGGAGAGGTGGCTCGACGACGGCGTGTTCGTCCCCGAGAGCCCCTTCAAGTTCACGGCTTTCCAG GCGGGGCCTCGCGTCTGCCTGGGAAAGGAGTTCGCGTACAGGCAGATGAAGATCTTCGCGGCGGTGCTGCTCTACCTCTTCAGATTTGAGATGTGTgaagccaatgctaccctaggtTACCGGCCCATGCTCACGCTCAAAATGGATGGCCCGCTGTATGTTCGTGCATCGCTCCGGCAATGA